A portion of the Paenibacillus hamazuiensis genome contains these proteins:
- a CDS encoding glycosyltransferase family 2 protein: protein MIEPRVSIVMLCWNRKDDVRESLERIREIEYGNLEIIVVDNGSTDGTLEMLDQQFQEVKVIRMYKNMGIEAYNIGFENASGEYMIIIDDDSFPAKDSVRLMVDKFEKDPRLGVVAFDVRNFYNYDDVSKMEENRKEVHSPIVNNDYLMAFNGAGAGVRRSVFKLAGYYPEEFFLYNNELDVSFRIFDLGYKIESFAEIVAYHKFSPKNRSSWRAPYYYTRNAFWIVWKNYPAGTAIIRTISLVYNCLFASLEQRTNVYIKACFDAFVQSNWIKNKRKAVGREIVEKLRVPFDVFFTFYR, encoded by the coding sequence GTGATCGAACCTCGTGTTAGCATCGTGATGCTTTGTTGGAATCGCAAGGATGACGTTCGTGAAAGCCTGGAACGAATCCGTGAGATTGAATACGGCAATCTGGAAATAATTGTGGTCGATAATGGCTCTACAGATGGTACCTTAGAGATGTTAGATCAACAATTTCAAGAAGTGAAAGTAATACGCATGTACAAAAATATGGGGATTGAAGCCTATAATATAGGATTTGAAAATGCATCAGGGGAATATATGATCATCATTGACGATGATTCGTTTCCCGCAAAGGATTCAGTTCGTCTTATGGTCGATAAATTCGAAAAGGATCCGAGATTAGGTGTTGTTGCTTTCGATGTTAGGAATTTTTATAATTACGATGATGTAAGTAAGATGGAGGAGAACCGGAAGGAAGTTCATTCGCCAATAGTGAACAATGATTATTTAATGGCTTTTAATGGCGCAGGAGCGGGGGTACGTAGGTCTGTTTTTAAGTTGGCCGGATATTATCCGGAAGAATTTTTCTTATACAACAACGAACTGGATGTTTCATTTCGAATATTTGACCTAGGTTACAAAATTGAATCTTTTGCAGAAATTGTAGCATATCATAAGTTTTCGCCGAAGAACAGATCATCATGGAGGGCACCATATTACTATACGAGGAACGCTTTTTGGATCGTTTGGAAAAATTACCCTGCCGGGACGGCCATCATAAGAACGATTTCATTAGTTTATAATTGTTTATTCGCTTCTTTGGAACAAAGAACAAACGTTTATATAAAAGCTTGTTTTGATGCTTTTGTGCAATCCAATTGGATCAAAAACAAAAGAAAAGCAGTCGGCAGAGAAATTGTAGAAAAACTAAGAGTTCCCTTTGACGTGTTTTTTACGTTTTATCGTTGA